A part of Pseudochaenichthys georgianus chromosome 23, fPseGeo1.2, whole genome shotgun sequence genomic DNA contains:
- the LOC117468409 gene encoding uncharacterized protein, with the protein MSPKHGPPTRSTPLWMLLCTLLCAVVLAGGSTLSPKDLQSTTTLPEDWTGTPIQLQPDLQTENLMINEVQTEAQTEAQTEAQTEAQTEAQTEAQTEAQTEAQTEAQTEAQTEAQTEAQTEAQTEAQTEAQTEAQTEAQTEAQTEAQTEAQTEAQTEAQTEAQTEAQTEAQTEAQTEAQTEAQTEAQTEARTEAQTEAQTEALTEAQTEAQTETQTEALQTQSITRNYSGLSCIPILPPRRGSFYVESGTGSSIGSVLAFWCREGYQLVGSDKISCYVKNGRPHWSNYLPVCEAIPRPEDRGLRVAVLASVVSGVVILAMSLSFLICCLQERSGRDRAKKEGQSRRRETRSSRRSQCWLEREEGEWEAFPPPKIFHLSQRMNPHLAPDSPLYLTGSLGGYENRGYQRSQESLLKASLPGLYRSESQLYPHVVLQRVSTPTAPSAPLYLHHPSSIPAAPHVQPHLMAQCPIPTYPPNPHPTPAPIYPNPNPTPQRPWQ; encoded by the exons ATGTCTCCCAAACATGGACCCCCCACTCGGAGCACCCCACTCTGGATGCTGCTGTGCACGCTGCTCTGTGCTGTGGTGCTGGCAGGGGGCTCCACCCTGAGCCCAAAGGACTTACAGAGCACCACAACGCTGCCGGAGGACTGGACCGGGACCCCCATCCAGCTGCAGCCAGACCTCCAGACTGAGAACCTGATGATCAACGAAGTGCAGACTGAAGCGCAGACAGAAGCGCAGACAGAAGCGCAGACTGAAGCGCAGACAGAAGCGCAGACTGAAGCGCAGACAGAAGCGCAGACTGAAGCGCAGACAGAAGCGCAGACAGAAGCGCAGACTGAAGCGCAGACAGAAGCGCAGACAGAAGCGCAGACTGAAGCGCAGACAGAAGCGCAGACTGAAGCGCAGACAGAAGCGCAGACAGAAGCGCAGACAGAAGCGCAGACTGAAGCGCAGACAGAAGCGCAGACTGAAGCGCAGACAGAAGCGCAGACTGAAGCGCAGACAGAAGCGCAGACAGAAGCGCAGACTGAAGCGCAGACAGAAGCGCAGACTGAAGCGCAGACTGAAGCGCGGACAGAAGCGCAGACTGAAGCGCAGACAGAAGCGCTGACTGAAGCGCAGACTGAAGCGCAGACAGAAACACAGACTGAAGCTCTGCAGACTCAGAGCATCACCAGGAACTACTCAG GTCTGTCCTGCATCCCGATCCTGCCTCCCCGTCGCGGCTCCTTCTACGTGGAGAGCGGCACCGGCTCGTCCATCGGCAGCGTGTTGGCCTTCTGGTGCAGGGAGGGGTACCAGCTGGTGGGCAGTGACAAAATCTCCTGCTATGTGAAGAACGGCAGGCCGCATTGGAGCAACTACCTGCCTGTCTGTGAAG CGATCCCCAGACCTGAGGACCGGGGTCTCAGAGTGGCTGTGTTGGCCTCAGTGGTGAGCGGCGTCGTCATCCTCGCCATGTCTCTGTCCTTCCTCATCTGCTGCCTTCAAGAGCGATCCGGTCGGGACCGAGCCAAGAAGGAGGGACAGAGCAG GCGCAGGGAGACGCGCTCCAGCCGGCGCAGCCAGTGTTGGCtggagagagaagagggagagTGGGAAGCTTTCCCTCCTCCCAAGATCTTCCACCTCTCCCAGAGGATGAATCCCCACCTGGCTCCTGACAGCCCCCTCTATCTGACTGGAAGTCTGGGTGGATATGAGAACAGGGGGTACCAGAG GAGTCAGGAGAGTTTGCTGAAGGCGTCTCTTCCCGGACTCTACCGCTCCGAGTCTCAGCTCTACCCCCATGTCGTCCTGCAGAGAGTCTCGACTCCCACAGCACCCTCCGCCCCGCTCTACCTCCACCACCCATCCTCCATACCCGCCGCCCCCCACGTGCAGCCACACCTCATGGCGCAGTGCCCTATCCCAACCTACCCGCCCAACCCTCACCCGACACCGGCGCCCATCTATCCCAACCCCAACCCGACACCACAGCGGCCATGGCAGTAG